One genomic segment of Luteibaculum oceani includes these proteins:
- a CDS encoding TolB family protein, which yields MKKLIGWGIIITLIFVLGCKSEPEQAKTYVVAYNVWAPDSIYEDNYEIFSIDLNGNQKKNLTNHGDVAWTYMAVGDEIYFISDRDTCYRCFYLYRMKWDGSNLEQVSNIRLRDSWMGSRKNGEEIIVNPHPTVDSCFYILNKAGFLISKVCHGLAYANDPCFSPDGDKIVFRGSKIPFKKNSDYKDELFIMDANGQNVKQLTSYPTSDTTAKWHNYHAGPPRWHPTENFISYQSKQNGKYSLFAIKPKGGKSWKLTEQSFQEGWHDWSSDGKWLAVESFDLAGEDFNIHLINWKTKEIKILTDSSYRYEQAPVFVEIPKAQSDL from the coding sequence ATGAAAAAGCTAATCGGTTGGGGGATAATAATTACCCTCATTTTCGTTTTGGGCTGTAAAAGTGAACCCGAGCAAGCCAAGACTTATGTAGTTGCCTATAATGTATGGGCGCCAGATAGCATCTATGAGGATAATTATGAAATTTTCAGCATAGATTTAAATGGCAACCAGAAAAAAAATCTAACCAACCACGGTGATGTGGCATGGACCTACATGGCTGTAGGGGATGAGATTTATTTCATTTCGGATAGAGACACCTGTTATCGTTGCTTTTATCTCTATCGAATGAAATGGGATGGCAGCAATCTGGAACAAGTATCCAACATTAGGTTAAGGGATAGCTGGATGGGAAGCAGAAAAAATGGGGAAGAGATAATAGTAAATCCTCATCCAACGGTAGATAGTTGCTTTTACATTTTAAATAAAGCTGGATTCTTAATTTCCAAAGTTTGTCATGGATTAGCCTACGCAAACGACCCTTGCTTTTCTCCCGATGGTGATAAAATTGTTTTTAGAGGCTCCAAAATTCCATTTAAAAAGAATTCTGACTACAAGGATGAACTTTTTATTATGGATGCAAATGGGCAAAATGTTAAACAACTTACTTCATACCCCACTAGTGATACCACAGCAAAATGGCACAATTATCATGCAGGACCGCCACGATGGCATCCAACCGAAAATTTCATTTCCTATCAAAGCAAACAAAACGGTAAGTACTCCTTATTTGCAATAAAACCAAAGGGTGGGAAGAGTTGGAAACTGACCGAACAGTCTTTTCAAGAAGGCTGGCACGACTGGAGTTCAGACGGCAAATGGTTGGCCGTTGAAAGTTTTGATTTGGCGGGCGAGGACTTTAATATCCACCTAATTAATTGGAAGACGAAAGAAATTAAAATATTAACGGACAGCAGTTATAGATACGAACAAGCTCCGGTGTTTGTAGAAATTCCTAAAGCCCAGTCTGATCTTTGA
- a CDS encoding Sec-independent protein translocase subunit TatA/TatB, protein MSYLFLNSISGGEIILVFLFILIFFGADKIPSFARTFGRAIRQMRDATQSIQDDIQSSANEVKKDFNKIQKDVEKETGELKDRFKDQTGL, encoded by the coding sequence ATGAGCTACTTATTTCTAAATAGCATTTCGGGGGGAGAAATCATTCTGGTTTTCCTTTTTATCCTCATCTTTTTCGGAGCAGATAAAATTCCATCCTTTGCCAGAACTTTCGGTAGAGCTATACGCCAAATGCGCGATGCTACGCAGTCTATTCAAGATGATATCCAGTCTTCGGCTAACGAGGTAAAAAAGGATTTTAATAAAATTCAAAAAGACGTAGAAAAAGAAACCGGAGAACTAAAAGATCGATTCAAAGATCAGACTGGGCTTTAG